One Desulforhopalus sp. DNA segment encodes these proteins:
- a CDS encoding cation:proton antiporter, with the protein MAKLHPNDLVTLLLAISTMLILSRIASEFGKKIGLPMVMGELIIGVVLGPTVLGAIAPGWYATVFPFAGNRDFSLALDAIFSLSVVLLLFVAGLELRFSLFLRHGRVAITTGIGSMTLPFASGFALAWYFPQWFSLTGSGPGHFLFALFLGTAMAISALPVIARILLDMKLLKTEIGAVIIASAVFNDVVGWIVFSFILSLVGKSNGGSPLQSILSIAAFAAFMLIVGRYVLNRTLPWMQTRLSWPGGVLAFSLGLCLLCAAFTEYIHIHAILGAFIAGLAIGDSVYLREQAREIMHQFVTNFFAPLFFVSIGLRVDFIKHFDPAIVFLILLLAFAGKVIGASLGARLGGMPGKKAMAVGFGLNARGAMEIILGTLAHEVGLISNEVFVALIVMALVTSITSAPLMRLFLEEKP; encoded by the coding sequence ATGGCAAAACTGCACCCAAACGATCTGGTCACCCTCCTCCTGGCGATAAGCACCATGCTTATCCTGTCGCGCATCGCCTCGGAATTCGGCAAAAAGATCGGCCTGCCGATGGTCATGGGCGAACTGATCATCGGCGTGGTACTCGGCCCGACGGTGCTCGGCGCGATTGCCCCCGGATGGTATGCGACGGTCTTCCCCTTTGCCGGAAACCGTGATTTTTCCCTGGCCCTTGATGCCATCTTCTCCCTGTCGGTGGTCCTCCTGCTCTTTGTCGCCGGCCTGGAGCTGCGCTTTTCCCTGTTCCTGCGCCATGGCCGGGTGGCGATAACCACTGGCATCGGCAGCATGACCCTGCCCTTTGCCTCCGGCTTTGCCCTGGCTTGGTATTTTCCCCAGTGGTTTTCCCTGACCGGCAGCGGGCCGGGCCATTTTCTTTTCGCCCTCTTTCTCGGCACCGCCATGGCCATCTCCGCCCTGCCGGTCATCGCCAGGATCCTCCTCGACATGAAGCTGCTGAAGACCGAGATCGGCGCAGTCATTATCGCCTCGGCGGTCTTCAACGATGTCGTCGGCTGGATCGTCTTTTCCTTTATCCTGTCGCTGGTCGGCAAAAGTAACGGCGGCAGCCCGCTGCAAAGCATCCTCTCCATCGCCGCCTTCGCCGCCTTTATGCTCATCGTCGGCCGCTACGTCCTCAACCGCACCTTGCCATGGATGCAGACCAGACTGTCCTGGCCGGGCGGCGTCCTCGCCTTCAGTCTCGGCCTGTGCCTGCTCTGTGCCGCCTTCACCGAATACATCCATATCCACGCCATTCTCGGCGCCTTCATCGCCGGATTGGCCATCGGCGATTCGGTGTACCTGCGCGAACAGGCGAGGGAGATCATGCACCAGTTCGTCACCAACTTCTTTGCCCCGCTGTTCTTTGTCTCGATCGGCCTGCGGGTCGATTTCATCAAGCATTTTGACCCGGCCATCGTCTTCCTGATCCTGCTCCTGGCCTTTGCCGGCAAGGTGATCGGCGCAAGCCTTGGCGCGCGCCTCGGCGGAATGCCCGGCAAAAAGGCCATGGCGGTCGGTTTTGGCCTGAACGCCAGGGGGGCGATGGAGATCATCCTCGGCACCCTGGCTCACGAAGTCGGTCTCATCAGCAACGAGGTCTTTGTCGCCCTCATCGTCATGGCCTTGGTGACAAGTATCACCAGCGCCCCGTTGATGCGTCTTTTTCTTGAAGAAAAACCGTGA
- a CDS encoding universal stress protein, whose translation MAADIISQSYHPLHRQYDIVERMSKFACREVGERLVSFQYPNDAATSCTTSPNLINAMDSNRLKGRSPYPFETIAVALAFSPRLEGVLSEARQLAHTFKAKLLLIHVGKRSPEKEATLRELCANGGMGGEVQIIWGNGDPVTTLLEICKGHMVDLLILGARRRESVFRYYLGSVARGLSRRAKCSILLLTEPEISGTSFRKVVVDCVDHPKTPHTLNTAVYFAGGVGAPEIRAVREVDPEGLAMVMAVDSTTDENDQLKAHLAENGEAKLQELLAATPKTGPVVETAVLFGRPGFAIRGYAEECDADLLVINSPDGRYRLMDRIFTHDLEYILEHLPCNMLIVHSRLAEGS comes from the coding sequence GTGGCCGCAGACATAATCAGTCAAAGTTACCATCCCTTACACCGACAATATGACATTGTCGAACGAATGTCAAAATTCGCTTGTCGCGAAGTGGGGGAACGACTAGTCTCTTTTCAGTACCCCAACGATGCGGCAACCTCCTGCACCACATCCCCTAACCTCATAAACGCCATGGACTCCAACAGATTAAAAGGCCGCTCTCCCTATCCCTTTGAAACCATTGCCGTGGCCCTGGCCTTCTCCCCCCGGCTCGAAGGGGTACTGAGCGAGGCGCGGCAATTAGCACATACCTTCAAGGCGAAACTGCTCCTCATCCATGTCGGCAAACGCAGTCCGGAAAAGGAGGCGACCCTCAGGGAGCTGTGCGCCAACGGGGGAATGGGCGGCGAGGTACAAATCATCTGGGGCAATGGCGATCCGGTGACCACCCTCCTGGAAATCTGTAAAGGGCATATGGTCGATCTCCTCATCCTCGGGGCCCGGCGGCGGGAAAGCGTCTTCCGCTATTACCTGGGCTCGGTAGCTCGGGGCCTCAGCCGCCGCGCCAAATGTTCCATTCTCCTCCTGACCGAACCGGAAATCAGCGGCACCAGCTTCCGCAAAGTCGTCGTCGACTGCGTCGACCACCCGAAGACTCCGCACACCCTCAATACCGCCGTCTACTTTGCCGGCGGGGTTGGCGCCCCGGAGATTCGCGCGGTCCGCGAGGTTGACCCGGAAGGACTGGCGATGGTTATGGCCGTCGACAGCACCACCGACGAAAACGACCAACTGAAGGCACATCTGGCCGAAAACGGTGAGGCAAAACTCCAGGAACTTCTCGCCGCCACCCCCAAGACCGGGCCGGTGGTGGAGACAGCCGTCCTCTTCGGCAGGCCGGGCTTTGCCATCCGCGGCTATGCCGAAGAATGCGATGCCGATCTCCTGGTCATCAATTCCCCGGACGGCCGCTACCGGCTTATGGACCGGATCTTCACCCACGACCTGGAATACATCCTCGAACACCTGCCCTGCAATATGCTCATTGTCCATAGCCGCCTCGCCGAAGGCTCCTGA
- a CDS encoding TolC family protein, with translation MIRPIIAGLAMIFAILAFAGVSPAAAEGQPGEDLEALVARALADNPEIKAGEERVSMAMEKAGQAGSLDDPMLMLKVQNGLIRDPFAFDREAETAKVIGVSQAIPFYGKRELRRQGAGRDVDVEKLRLAEQKLELRRMVKEAWYGISAVDRALEVLEKNIGALDDLLHFSETMYGVGKGLQQDVLKAQLERSKMEEMRIDLQQKRRSLTSVLNTLVYRPVETVIPAIAESAIRPVTLDQEALEKLAEANRPLLQAQAALLAKNQANRDLADREIYPDFNLSLEYMQREQGEMSAGDDMYSVSLSFNLPVQHGRRLAMIAEAGAENRMLHEEGQMLRNRIRLAVAESLARLERNRRLAALYKDGLLGQAASVLETTIASYQAGKTEFMKVLDSQMALFNLEREYHDAVAEYQMQTAVLESLIGTALSGSLE, from the coding sequence ATGATACGACCAATAATTGCAGGCCTCGCCATGATTTTCGCTATCCTGGCCTTTGCCGGTGTTTCGCCTGCCGCGGCCGAGGGGCAACCGGGCGAAGACCTTGAGGCCCTCGTGGCCAGGGCCCTGGCCGACAACCCGGAGATCAAGGCCGGTGAGGAACGGGTGAGCATGGCCATGGAAAAGGCCGGTCAGGCCGGTTCCCTGGACGACCCGATGCTGATGTTGAAGGTGCAGAATGGCCTAATCCGCGACCCCTTCGCTTTTGACCGGGAGGCGGAAACCGCCAAGGTCATCGGAGTGAGTCAGGCCATCCCCTTTTACGGCAAGCGCGAGCTACGGCGGCAGGGTGCCGGCCGTGATGTCGATGTTGAGAAGCTGCGCCTTGCCGAACAGAAGCTTGAATTGCGGCGAATGGTCAAAGAGGCCTGGTACGGCATCTCGGCGGTTGACCGGGCGCTGGAGGTCCTGGAAAAAAACATCGGTGCCCTCGATGATCTGCTGCATTTTTCTGAAACCATGTACGGCGTCGGCAAGGGTCTGCAGCAGGACGTCCTCAAGGCTCAGCTGGAGCGCTCGAAGATGGAGGAGATGCGCATCGATCTGCAGCAGAAACGCCGCTCGCTGACCTCGGTACTCAATACCCTGGTGTACCGGCCGGTGGAGACGGTCATTCCGGCCATCGCGGAGTCGGCGATACGGCCTGTGACCCTTGATCAGGAAGCTCTTGAAAAGCTCGCCGAGGCCAACCGGCCGCTGCTGCAGGCCCAGGCGGCCCTTCTTGCCAAGAATCAGGCGAACCGCGATCTGGCCGACCGGGAGATCTATCCCGATTTCAACCTGTCCCTTGAATATATGCAGCGCGAGCAGGGGGAAATGAGCGCCGGTGACGATATGTACAGTGTCTCGCTGTCTTTTAATCTGCCGGTGCAGCACGGCCGGCGGCTGGCGATGATCGCCGAGGCCGGGGCGGAAAACCGCATGCTCCATGAGGAAGGACAGATGCTGCGCAACCGGATCCGCCTGGCGGTGGCTGAATCACTGGCGCGGCTTGAACGAAACCGGCGCTTGGCGGCCCTGTACAAGGATGGCCTTCTCGGCCAGGCGGCCAGTGTCCTGGAAACCACCATCGCCTCCTATCAGGCGGGTAAGACCGAGTTTATGAAGGTCCTCGACAGCCAGATGGCCCTTTTTAATCTGGAGCGGGAATACCACGATGCGGTGGCGGAGTATCAGATGCAAACGGCGGTGCTGGAGTCCCTGATCGGCACGGCCTTGTCGGGCAGCCTTGAATAG
- a CDS encoding efflux RND transporter periplasmic adaptor subunit produces MKPILILVALIVALGGGYWFGLQQTPSRAPAESGHDHAGEVAETGAKQQYTCGMHPFIIRDEPGLCPICNMELTPVKPGTTGSQPQAQTPATVKQWRSPMDPTYVRDAPGKDYMGHDLVPVTEGGGGDGAITIDPVTAQNMGVRTEPVVRRTLAKTVRTVGLMTYEEGRQFSVNSKIEGWIEKFFVNQEGQTIKKGQPLLAIYSPELVAAQQEYLLALRNSKKLSENPVPEVAESARRLLDAARTRLKYWDISDEQIAAIEKSGQTTKTLTLYSPHSGIVTVKKALEGMRVMAGEELLQISDISRIWINADIFEYELPWVKVGQTARVELPFAQGKVYTGRITYIYPYLKNETRTARARIELANPGFELKPDMYANVQIDTEGVSGALAIPSNAVLNSGAGQTVFVALEGGKFAPRPVTTGITDDNGFIHVQSGLAEGESVVVSAQFMLDSESSLREALRKMTAAPVAAPAPAPAAATAAPAPEKLDDLFK; encoded by the coding sequence ATGAAACCAATACTAATTCTCGTCGCCCTTATCGTCGCCCTCGGTGGCGGCTACTGGTTTGGTCTGCAGCAAACTCCCAGCCGGGCTCCTGCCGAAAGCGGGCACGATCACGCCGGGGAGGTTGCTGAGACGGGGGCGAAGCAGCAGTATACCTGCGGCATGCATCCCTTTATCATCCGCGACGAGCCGGGGCTCTGCCCGATCTGCAATATGGAGCTGACGCCGGTCAAGCCCGGCACCACCGGTTCGCAGCCGCAGGCCCAGACGCCGGCCACGGTCAAACAGTGGCGGTCACCGATGGATCCGACCTATGTCCGCGACGCACCCGGCAAGGATTATATGGGCCATGACCTGGTGCCGGTAACTGAGGGCGGCGGGGGCGACGGGGCGATCACCATCGATCCGGTCACCGCCCAGAATATGGGGGTGCGCACCGAGCCGGTGGTTCGCCGGACGCTTGCCAAGACGGTCCGTACCGTCGGTCTCATGACCTATGAGGAGGGGCGGCAGTTCTCGGTGAACAGCAAGATAGAGGGCTGGATCGAGAAATTCTTCGTCAACCAGGAAGGCCAGACCATCAAGAAAGGCCAGCCGCTTCTGGCCATCTACAGCCCGGAGCTGGTGGCGGCCCAGCAGGAATATCTGCTGGCTCTGCGCAACAGCAAGAAACTTTCGGAAAATCCGGTGCCGGAGGTTGCGGAAAGCGCCCGGCGCCTCCTCGATGCCGCCCGTACCCGCCTGAAATACTGGGATATCAGCGATGAGCAGATTGCCGCCATTGAAAAATCCGGGCAGACGACCAAGACCCTCACCCTCTACAGCCCGCACAGCGGCATCGTCACGGTGAAGAAGGCCCTGGAGGGGATGCGGGTCATGGCCGGTGAGGAGCTGCTGCAGATCTCCGATATCTCGCGGATCTGGATCAATGCCGATATTTTCGAATACGAACTGCCCTGGGTGAAGGTCGGGCAGACGGCACGGGTGGAACTGCCCTTTGCCCAGGGCAAGGTCTATACCGGCCGGATCACCTATATCTACCCCTACCTGAAAAATGAGACGCGCACCGCCCGGGCGCGCATCGAGCTTGCCAACCCAGGTTTTGAGCTGAAGCCGGATATGTACGCCAATGTGCAGATCGACACTGAGGGAGTCAGCGGCGCTTTAGCCATCCCCAGCAACGCCGTGCTCAATTCCGGGGCCGGCCAGACGGTCTTTGTCGCCCTGGAGGGCGGCAAGTTTGCGCCGCGGCCGGTGACCACCGGTATCACCGACGATAACGGCTTTATCCATGTCCAGAGCGGCCTTGCGGAAGGCGAGTCGGTGGTGGTCTCGGCCCAGTTCATGCTTGATTCGGAGAGTTCGTTGCGTGAGGCGCTGCGCAAGATGACGGCGGCCCCGGTGGCCGCTCCGGCTCCGGCTCCGGCTGCGGCGACTGCTGCGCCTGCGCCGGAAAAACTCGATGATCTTTTCAAGTAG
- a CDS encoding CusA/CzcA family heavy metal efflux RND transporter, whose product MLEKIISWSMRNTFMVILMTLFLVIAGLYSLKNTPVDAIPDLSDVQVIIYTKYQGQAPQVVEDQVTYPLTTQMLAVPGAKVVRGYSFFGSSFIYIIFEDGTDMYWARSRVLEYLNYVSGKLPQGVTPVLGPDATGVGWIYEYTLQSKRHNLQELRSIQDWYLRYELTSLEGVSEVASLGGFVKQYQVAVDPNKLMAYNIPITEVMMAIQKANLDVGGGAIEMGETEFVVRSHGYIKNLEDIRNIVVMSSKDGTPVLVKNLAEVRLGPEMRRGVAEWNGEGETVGGIIVMRFGENALSTIQRVKDKLETLKTGLPEGVTIHTAYDRSGLIERAISTLREKLLEESIVVALVIALFLFHLPSALVAIVTLPVAILMAFTIMYAQGINANIMSLGGIAIAIGAMIDAAIIMIENAHKHLERDRGKKPHGRIILDAAVEVGPTLFFSLLVITVSFVPVFTLTEQSGRMFKPLAFTKTYAMAAAAFLSITLVPVLMGWFIRGRIKEEKANPLNRLLIAIYHPFVDLVLKWRKTTLLLALAAMLSISWPLSKMGSEFMPALYEGDLLYMPTTLPGLSVTKAKEILQQTDRIIRQFPEVEHVFGKIGRAETATDPAPMMMIETTITLKPEAEWRKVASKRFFSEWPEGLEAVKKPLRWLWPEHRPITVPELIDRLNSAIQFPGLTNAWTMPIKTRIDMLSTGIKTPVGIKIMGNDLATLSRIGEEVEAVVRTVPGTLSAIAERAVGGRYLDIRIDRLSAARYGINVGTIQEIIQTAVGGMSISETVEGLERYPISVRYDRDFRSDIDSLKRVLVPGAGGRHIPLEQLASISVSSDPDSIKSENGRRTAWVYVDIKDVDVGSYVQSAKAAVASHIKLPQGYNIVWSGQYEYMEKARERLLVIIPLTILIIFVIIYINTGSLMKTGIVFLAVPFSLVGAFWFLHLLGYHLSVAVWVGLIALAGLDAETGVVMLLYLDLAHKRWQDKGRMVTRGDLAQAIHYGAVQRIRPKVMTIAVIIAGLLPIMWSHGAGSDVMKRIAAPMVGGVVTSGLMELLVYPVIFYIWRGWRLQKSTVATTAQEE is encoded by the coding sequence ATGCTTGAAAAAATCATCAGCTGGTCGATGCGCAACACCTTCATGGTCATCCTCATGACCCTGTTTCTGGTCATCGCCGGGCTGTATTCACTGAAGAACACCCCGGTCGATGCCATCCCCGACCTCTCCGACGTCCAGGTCATCATCTACACCAAGTACCAGGGCCAGGCGCCGCAGGTGGTGGAAGACCAGGTCACCTATCCGCTGACCACCCAGATGCTCGCCGTCCCCGGCGCCAAGGTGGTGCGCGGCTACTCGTTTTTCGGCAGCAGCTTTATCTACATCATCTTCGAGGACGGCACCGACATGTACTGGGCCCGGTCGCGGGTCCTCGAATACCTCAACTACGTCTCCGGCAAATTGCCGCAGGGGGTGACCCCGGTCCTCGGTCCGGACGCCACCGGCGTTGGCTGGATTTACGAATACACCCTGCAGAGCAAACGCCATAACCTCCAGGAACTGCGCTCCATTCAAGACTGGTATCTGCGCTACGAGCTGACCTCGCTGGAAGGAGTCAGCGAGGTGGCAAGCCTCGGCGGTTTCGTCAAACAATATCAGGTGGCTGTCGATCCCAACAAGCTCATGGCTTACAATATCCCGATCACCGAGGTGATGATGGCCATCCAGAAGGCCAACCTCGATGTCGGCGGCGGCGCCATCGAGATGGGCGAGACCGAGTTTGTGGTGCGCAGCCACGGCTATATCAAAAACCTTGAAGACATCCGCAATATCGTCGTCATGAGCAGCAAGGACGGTACGCCGGTGCTCGTTAAAAACCTCGCCGAGGTGCGCTTGGGGCCGGAGATGCGCCGCGGTGTTGCCGAATGGAACGGCGAAGGGGAGACGGTGGGTGGCATCATCGTCATGCGTTTTGGCGAGAATGCCCTTTCAACCATTCAGCGGGTAAAGGACAAGCTTGAGACCCTGAAAACCGGGCTGCCGGAGGGGGTGACGATTCACACCGCCTATGACCGCTCCGGCCTCATTGAGCGGGCCATTTCTACCCTGCGGGAAAAACTTCTTGAGGAAAGCATCGTCGTTGCCCTGGTCATCGCCCTCTTTCTCTTTCATCTGCCGAGCGCCCTGGTGGCCATCGTCACCTTGCCGGTGGCCATCCTCATGGCCTTCACCATCATGTACGCCCAGGGGATCAACGCCAATATCATGAGTCTTGGCGGCATCGCCATTGCCATCGGGGCGATGATCGACGCGGCGATCATCATGATCGAAAACGCCCATAAACACCTGGAGCGCGACCGCGGCAAGAAGCCGCACGGGAGAATCATCCTTGATGCGGCGGTGGAGGTGGGGCCGACGCTGTTTTTCTCGCTCCTGGTCATCACCGTGTCCTTTGTGCCAGTCTTTACCCTGACCGAGCAGTCGGGGCGGATGTTCAAGCCGCTGGCCTTCACCAAGACCTACGCCATGGCCGCCGCCGCTTTTCTGTCGATCACCCTGGTGCCGGTGCTGATGGGCTGGTTTATAAGGGGCCGGATCAAGGAGGAAAAGGCCAACCCACTTAACCGGCTGTTGATCGCCATCTATCATCCCTTTGTCGATCTGGTGCTGAAGTGGCGAAAGACGACGCTCCTGCTGGCGCTTGCCGCCATGCTGTCCATTTCCTGGCCGCTGTCGAAGATGGGCTCGGAGTTCATGCCGGCCCTCTACGAAGGCGATCTCCTCTATATGCCGACGACCCTGCCCGGACTGTCGGTGACCAAGGCCAAGGAGATCCTCCAGCAGACCGACCGGATTATCCGCCAGTTCCCAGAGGTGGAGCACGTCTTCGGTAAGATCGGCCGGGCCGAGACGGCCACCGATCCGGCGCCGATGATGATGATCGAAACGACCATCACCCTGAAGCCGGAGGCGGAGTGGCGCAAGGTGGCCAGTAAGCGCTTCTTCTCGGAGTGGCCGGAGGGGCTGGAGGCAGTGAAAAAGCCCCTGCGCTGGCTGTGGCCCGAGCATCGGCCGATAACGGTGCCTGAACTGATCGACCGCCTGAACAGCGCCATCCAGTTTCCGGGGCTCACCAACGCCTGGACCATGCCGATCAAGACCCGTATCGATATGTTGTCGACTGGCATCAAGACGCCGGTGGGCATCAAGATCATGGGTAACGATCTGGCGACCCTCAGCCGCATCGGTGAGGAGGTGGAGGCGGTGGTGCGCACCGTGCCGGGGACGCTGTCGGCTATCGCCGAACGGGCGGTGGGCGGCCGTTATCTCGATATCCGCATCGACCGCCTGAGTGCCGCTCGTTACGGCATTAACGTCGGGACCATTCAAGAGATTATCCAGACGGCGGTGGGCGGCATGTCGATCAGCGAGACGGTCGAAGGGTTGGAGCGCTATCCGATAAGTGTCCGCTATGACAGGGATTTCCGCAGCGATATCGATTCTCTGAAGCGGGTCCTGGTGCCGGGAGCGGGGGGACGGCACATCCCTCTTGAGCAGCTGGCGAGTATCTCGGTCAGCAGCGATCCGGACAGCATCAAGAGCGAGAACGGCCGGCGCACTGCCTGGGTCTACGTCGATATCAAGGATGTCGATGTCGGCAGTTATGTGCAAAGTGCCAAGGCGGCGGTGGCTAGCCATATCAAGTTGCCGCAGGGCTACAATATCGTCTGGAGCGGCCAGTACGAATATATGGAGAAGGCCCGGGAGCGACTGCTGGTGATCATTCCGCTGACGATACTGATTATCTTCGTCATCATCTACATCAACACCGGCAGTCTGATGAAGACCGGCATTGTCTTTCTGGCCGTACCGTTCTCCTTGGTGGGGGCCTTCTGGTTCCTCCATCTACTTGGCTACCATCTGTCGGTGGCGGTGTGGGTCGGGCTTATTGCCCTGGCGGGCCTTGATGCCGAGACCGGCGTGGTCATGCTTCTCTATCTCGATCTGGCCCATAAACGCTGGCAGGACAAGGGGCGGATGGTCACCCGCGGCGATCTGGCGCAGGCCATCCACTATGGGGCGGTGCAGCGGATTCGTCCGAAGGTGATGACCATTGCCGTCATCATCGCCGGTCTTTTGCCAATCATGTGGAGCCACGGTGCCGGGTCGGATGTCATGAAGCGCATCGCCGCGCCGATGGTCGGTGGAGTCGTTACCTCGGGACTCATGGAATTGCTGGTGTATCCGGTGATATTTTATATCTGGCGGGGTTGGCGGTTGCAGAAAAGCACGGTGGCCACGACCGCCCAGGAGGAGTAG
- a CDS encoding type II toxin-antitoxin system Phd/YefM family antitoxin, with amino-acid sequence MLETTANEFRKTLKEKVDSCIKNHEVLRVKRKNGENFVILGEDDWSAIEETLYLNRVPGLVESIHAAALEPLAEGTPLERIDW; translated from the coding sequence ATGCTTGAAACGACCGCTAATGAGTTCCGAAAAACGCTCAAGGAAAAAGTCGATAGCTGTATCAAAAACCACGAGGTTTTGCGGGTAAAACGGAAAAACGGCGAAAATTTCGTTATTCTCGGCGAGGACGATTGGTCAGCTATCGAAGAAACGCTGTATCTTAATCGGGTTCCCGGCCTGGTGGAAAGCATTCATGCCGCTGCATTGGAACCGCTCGCTGAAGGGACGCCCCTTGAAAGGATTGACTGGTGA
- a CDS encoding Txe/YoeB family addiction module toxin: MSWTVILSKKAIKDIEKLKQAGLASAAKDLLHLLQTDPFVTPPRCEKLVGNLQGFYSRRINIQHRLVYAVDKNARTIHVLRMWSHYEE; the protein is encoded by the coding sequence GTGAGCTGGACGGTCATTCTTTCGAAAAAGGCAATCAAGGATATCGAGAAACTAAAGCAGGCCGGTCTTGCCTCTGCAGCGAAGGACTTGCTGCATCTGCTGCAGACTGATCCCTTTGTCACGCCTCCCCGCTGTGAAAAATTGGTGGGCAATCTCCAGGGTTTCTATTCCAGAAGAATCAATATTCAGCACAGACTTGTCTATGCCGTCGACAAAAATGCTCGAACGATTCACGTCCTGCGGATGTGGTCGCACTACGAGGAGTAG
- a CDS encoding ATP-binding cassette domain-containing protein — protein MIHLTNIQKQHGSRILLQNASLQILPATHTGLVGPNGAGKTTIFRLITGEEEPDKGEISCSKKTVIGYFSQDVGDMAGRTVLAEVMSAAGDIVALGVRMREMEAAMSEPMDDAAMAELLERYGEAVEIFEQRGGYDLEPRAQAVLTGLGISPDDFQAPVEKFSGGWKMRIALAKILTINPDVLLLDEPTNHLDIESILWLEEWLRTEFKGALLMTCHDREFMNKIVSRIVEVANGTTTTYSGNFDFYEQEREIRRQQLQASFKRQQEMLAKEEEFIARFAARASHASQVQSRVKKIDKIERIVLPPEQRVMKFDFPVPPRSGDDVLHLKNLGKSWTGHDGRVIPVFSGLHGTVRRLEKIAVVGVNGAGKSTLLKVITGNTEPSEGQVLIGAGVTIGYFSQHAMDILSPTQTVFEAVQEVMPLENIGVIRNLCGAFLFTGDDVDKRISTLSGGEKSRIILARLLGRPLNFLILDEPTNHLDIQSREVLLAALQKFEGTVILVSHDRHFLRSLVTRVMEIDHGEMRIHEGDYESYRRHVRERMV, from the coding sequence ATGATTCATCTTACCAACATCCAGAAACAGCACGGCAGCCGGATTCTCCTGCAAAACGCCAGTCTGCAGATCCTCCCCGCCACCCACACCGGTCTGGTCGGCCCGAACGGCGCCGGCAAGACCACCATCTTCCGCCTTATCACCGGCGAGGAAGAACCGGACAAGGGCGAGATCTCCTGCTCGAAAAAGACCGTTATCGGCTATTTTTCCCAGGATGTCGGTGACATGGCCGGGAGAACGGTTCTCGCCGAGGTCATGTCGGCGGCCGGCGATATCGTCGCTCTGGGTGTGAGAATGCGGGAGATGGAGGCGGCGATGTCCGAACCGATGGACGACGCGGCCATGGCCGAGCTGCTGGAACGCTACGGCGAGGCGGTGGAAATATTTGAGCAGCGCGGTGGCTACGATCTTGAGCCGCGAGCCCAGGCGGTGCTCACCGGTCTCGGGATCTCCCCTGACGATTTTCAAGCGCCGGTTGAGAAATTCAGCGGCGGCTGGAAGATGCGCATCGCCCTGGCCAAGATCCTGACCATCAACCCGGACGTCCTGCTCCTTGACGAACCCACCAACCACCTCGATATCGAATCTATTCTTTGGCTGGAGGAATGGCTGCGCACGGAATTCAAAGGCGCCCTGCTGATGACCTGCCACGACCGGGAGTTTATGAACAAGATCGTCAGCCGCATTGTCGAGGTGGCCAACGGCACGACCACCACCTACAGCGGCAACTTCGATTTTTACGAGCAGGAGCGGGAGATCCGCCGCCAGCAACTCCAGGCGAGCTTCAAACGCCAGCAGGAGATGCTCGCTAAAGAAGAGGAATTCATCGCCCGCTTTGCCGCCCGGGCCTCCCACGCCTCGCAGGTGCAGTCGCGGGTAAAGAAGATCGACAAGATCGAACGCATCGTCCTGCCACCTGAGCAGCGGGTCATGAAATTTGACTTCCCCGTGCCGCCGCGCTCCGGCGACGATGTCCTGCACCTGAAAAACCTCGGCAAGAGTTGGACCGGCCACGATGGCCGGGTCATTCCGGTGTTCAGCGGCCTGCACGGCACGGTGCGGCGGTTGGAGAAGATTGCCGTGGTCGGCGTCAACGGCGCCGGCAAATCGACGCTTCTCAAGGTCATCACCGGCAATACCGAACCGAGCGAAGGCCAGGTACTGATTGGCGCCGGTGTCACGATCGGCTATTTCAGCCAGCACGCCATGGATATCTTAAGCCCTACGCAGACGGTCTTCGAGGCGGTGCAGGAGGTCATGCCTCTTGAGAACATCGGTGTCATCCGCAACCTCTGTGGCGCCTTCCTCTTTACTGGCGACGATGTCGACAAACGCATCAGCACACTGTCTGGCGGCGAAAAGAGCCGGATCATCCTGGCGCGCCTCCTCGGACGCCCCCTTAACTTCCTCATCCTCGACGAACCGACCAACCATCTTGACATCCAGTCGCGGGAGGTCCTCCTCGCCGCCCTGCAGAAATTTGAAGGCACCGTTATTCTCGTCAGCCACGATCGGCATTTCCTTCGGTCGCTGGTGACAAGGGTCATGGAGATCGACCATGGCGAAATGCGCATCCACGAAGGTGACTACGAATCCTATCGCCGCCATGTGCGAGAGCGGATGGTCTGA